A single Limanda limanda chromosome 19, fLimLim1.1, whole genome shotgun sequence DNA region contains:
- the LOC133026276 gene encoding lactose-binding lectin l-2-like, whose amino-acid sequence MDPPLYIFSADHLQPHVLLLRQRERDPNMILLLLLFALTLGAVSPSDGPEVKLHCGNCPMFWFSFNSRCYKYVATKMTWADAEFHCVSQGANLVSIHSLDEENFVKALIKNFDHAEGGTWNGLSDIHKEGRWMWSDGSAVDYTFWSSGQPDNHGGLENCGHNNFHIAKKWNDGQCRAHIPSVCESQIMCPQ is encoded by the coding sequence TGCAGATCATCTCCAACCCCACGTCCTGCtcctgagacagagagagagagaccccaacatgatcctgctcctccttctgttcGCCCTGACCCTGGGtgctgtgtctccttcagatgGACCTGAGGTCAAGCTGCATTGTGGAAACTGTCCCATGTTCTGGTTCAGCTTCAACAGCCGCTGCTACAAGTACGTGGCCACTAAGATGACCTGGGCTGATGCTGAGTTCCACTGTGTGTCCCAGGGAGCCAACCTGGTGTCTATCCACAGTCTGGATGAAGAGAATTTCGTCAAAGCCCTGATCAAGAACTTTGATCATGCTGAAGGGGGAACCTGGAACGGGCTCAGCGACATCCACAAAGAAGGCCGCTGGATGTGGTCTGATGGTTCTGCAGTGGACTATACCTTttggtcctcaggacagccaGACAACCACGGTGGATTGGAAAACTGTGGTCATAACAACTTTCACATTGCTAAGAAATGGAATGATGGACAATGTAGGGCACATATTCCTTCTGTTTGTGAATCTCAAATAATGTGTCCTCAGTGA